In Vigna unguiculata cultivar IT97K-499-35 chromosome 3, ASM411807v1, whole genome shotgun sequence, a single genomic region encodes these proteins:
- the LOC114177961 gene encoding probable xyloglucan 6-xylosyltransferase 5, which translates to MGQDNHHKRSTSNALPTSNARGRATGLPRGRQIQKTFNNIKITILCGFVTILVLRGTIGVNLGSSDADAVNQNLIEETNRILAEIRSDADPSDPDDQQPFNPNATFTLGPKINNWDQERQNWLTQNPEYPNFIRGKPRILLLTGSPPKPCDNPIGDHYLLKSIKNKIDYCRLHGIEIVYNLAHLDVELAGYWAKLPMIRRLMLSHPEVEWIWWMDSDAFFTDMVFELPMSKYDAYNLVLHGYPDLLFDQKSWIAVNTGSFLFRNCQWSLDLLDEWAPMGPKGPVREEAGKILTANLKGRPAFEADDQSALIYLLLSKKEKWMDKVFLENSFYLHGYWAGLVDRYEEMIEKYHPGLGDERWPFVTHFVGCKPCGSYGDYPVERCLSSMERAYNFADNQVLKLYGFRHRGLLSPKIKRIRNETVTPLEFVDQFDIRRHSTESKGLKS; encoded by the coding sequence ATGGGGCAAGATAATCACCACAAGCGCAGCACCAGCAACGCTTTACCCACCTCCAACGCTCGAGGACGCGCCACCGGGCTCCCACGCGGCCGCCAGATCCAGAAGACCTTCAACAACATCAAGATCACTATTCTATGCGGCTTTGTCACCATCCTCGTCCTCCGCGGCACCATCGGCGTTAATCTTGGCTCCTCCGATGCCGACGCCGTCAACCAGAACCTTATCGAGGAGACCAACCGCATCCTCGCCGAGATCCGATCCGACGCCGACCCCTCCGATCCCGACGACCAGCAACCCTTCAACCCCAACGCTACCTTCACCCTCGGCCCCAAAATCAATAATTGGGACCAAGAGCGCCAAAATTGGCTCACTCAAAACCCTGAATACCCTAATTTCATCAGAGGTAAACCTCGCATCTTACTCCTCACTGGTTCCCCTCCCAAACCCTGTGATAACCCTATTGGAGATCATTACCTCTTGAAGTCCATTAAGAACAAGATTGACTACTGTAGATTACACGGGATTGAAATTGTGTACAATTTGGCTCATTTGGATGTGGAACTTGCTGGCTACTGGGCTAAGTTGCCTATGATTCGGAGGTTGATGTTGTCACATCCCGAGGTTGAGTGGATTTGGTGGATGGACAGTGATGCGTTTTTTACTGATATGGTGTTTGAGCTTCCCATGTCTAAGTACGATGCGTATAATTTGGTTCTTCATGGATACCCTGATTTGTTGTTTGACCAGAAGTCTTGGATTGCGGTGAATACTGGGAGTTTTCTGTTTAGGAACTGTCAGTGGTCTTTGGATTTGCTTGATGAATGGGCTCCCATGGGACCTAAGGGGCCGGTTCGCGAGGAGGCCGGCAAGATCTTGACGGCCAATCTCAAGGGGAGGCCGGCTTTTGAGGCCGACGATCAGTCTGCATTGATATACTTGCTGCTGTCCAAGAAGGAGAAGTGGATGGATAAGGTGTTTCTTGAGAATTCCTTCTATTTGCACGGTTACTGGGCAGGGTTGGTTGATCGGTACGAGGAGATGATTGAGAAGTATCACCCCGGGTTGGGGGATGAGAGATGGCCGTTTGTGACACATTTTGTCGGCTGTAAGCCCTGTGGGAGCTATGGAGATTATCCTGTGGAGAGGTGCCTCAGTAGCATGGAGAGGGCTTACAATTTTGCTGATAATCAGGTGCTTAAACTCTATGGGTTCAGGCATCGTGGTCTGTTGAGCCCCAAGATCAAGAGGATCAGAAATGAGACTGTTACTCCTTTGGAGTTTGTAGACCAATTTGATATTCGAAGGCATTCTACGGAAAGCAAGGGATTGAAGAGCTAG